One window of Anaerolineales bacterium genomic DNA carries:
- a CDS encoding redoxin domain-containing protein, which yields MDRTQRLILYALTLIAGTAWIILSAGTGPITLEGPAPQAGFPAPDFTLKNAAGDSFTLSEFKGNAVLVNMWATWCPPCEAEMPAIEAMYKEYKAQGFIVLAVNQTFQDNPFEITPFIEEHNLTFPILLDETGETVRMYQVRSLPSSYFIDRFGVITEVVIGGPMSEALLRTRIEEALK from the coding sequence ATGGATCGAACACAACGCCTCATTCTCTATGCGCTGACCCTGATCGCGGGTACCGCATGGATCATCCTTTCAGCCGGGACGGGTCCGATCACCCTGGAAGGTCCCGCTCCTCAAGCGGGCTTTCCCGCTCCCGATTTCACTCTTAAGAACGCCGCAGGCGATTCTTTCACGCTCTCTGAATTTAAAGGGAATGCAGTTTTGGTCAATATGTGGGCAACCTGGTGCCCGCCCTGCGAAGCGGAAATGCCCGCGATCGAAGCCATGTACAAGGAATACAAGGCACAGGGTTTTATTGTGCTAGCCGTGAACCAGACATTTCAGGACAATCCCTTCGAAATAACCCCATTCATAGAAGAACACAACCTGACCTTTCCCATCCTGCTCGATGAGACCGGCGAGACAGTGCGCATGTATCAAGTCCGTTCCCTGCCATCCTCCTATTTCATCGACCGCTTCGGCGTCATCACCGAGGTCGTGATCGGCGGACCGATGTCCGAAGCCTTGCTGCGTACGCGCATCGAGGAGGCGTTGAAATAA